Part of the Coprothermobacter sp. genome, CTACCAGTGCAAGGGCTGCTGGGCGGGATCCTACGAACAGCTCAAGGAAATGCCATTCGAGACGTTTGACCGCGTGCTGACCGAGGCGTCCGATCTGGGGATTCACTTTGTCGTTGTCTCCGGTGGCGAGCCGATAATCTATCCACGGCTCACAGAGATGTTTGCGAAGCACAAGGACGTGGCGTTCATGTTCTACACCAATGGTTCGCTGGTTACTGAGAAGTTTGTTCAGGAACTCAAGAGCGCCGGGAATGCCATCCCGTGTTTCAGCGTGGAAGGCTTCAAGGAGAAGACCGATGACCGTCGTGGCGAGGGGGCCTGGGACCGTGTCATGCTGGCCATGGATCGCTGCCAGAAGGCTGGTGTTCCATTTGGGTATTCAGTCACCGAGACGCACCAGAACATCGACGAGGTCACCGGAGACGCCTTTGTTGACCACATGATTGACAAGGGCGCCAAGATCGCGTGGTACTTCCAGTACATCCCGATCGGACGCACGCCCGATCTTTCCATGATGCTCACGCCAGAGCAGCGTCTCTTGTCGTACAACCGTATCCATGCGATTCGATCGGGCAAGCCACTTTTTGCGGCCGACTTCTGGAACGACGGACCATTCACGGGAGGCTGTATCGCAGGTGCCCGTCGGTACTTCCATGTTACGGCGGATGGCAACATCGAACCGTGTGCCTTCATCCATCTCACTCAGGGTAATGTCAACGACATACCGCTCAAGGAAGCGCTGCAACTGCCCTTCCTGCAAGAGATGCAGAAGCTGCAGCCGTATTCGGACAACACAATGGCACCCTGTCTGCTCATGGACCATCCGGATTACTTCAGGAAGATTGCCGCCCTTCCGGGAGTCCGCGGGACCGACGGAACCGTCGAGAACATGAGCGGTGAGGTTGGGAAGCACCTTGACAAGGTTTCCAAGGAGTGGGAGGCGCTTTCGAGGCCGGTGTTCGAGCGTGATTTCCCGGCCGAAGCCGCCAAGTCCGCGAAGCTCAAGACGGACAAAGTGGCGAACATCGCGTCCCACGATGGTGACCTGCGAGCCTTCTACCGGGACCCCACCGTTGAAAAATAGCCCCTCCTTCAGCTGTTTCGACTGGTCGATGAATAAACAAGATGACTGAATTGGGCGATGTGGCGAATTTGGACAAAAGACGGCCGGAAAGGAGCCAAACATGAGCATCCATATTGTAACGGATTCAACCAGCTATTTGCCAGGAGGTTACGCAGAACAGCATGGGGTCGATGTCGTTCCCCTCCGGGTTACGGTCGATGGAGTGCTGTACAGGGAATTCGTGGATATTGCCTCCGATGAGTTCTATGCAAGACAGAAATCCGGCGCGAAGGTTGTAACATCGCAGCCGGGACCGGAGGATTTTGTCGGGCTCTACCAGAGGTTGCTGCAGGGCCCGGAGGACGAGGTTCTCGATATTCACATCTCCAGCCTCATGAGTGGAACCCTGAACAGTGCCCATGCGGCAGCCGCGATAACAGAGTCACAGCGGGTGACGCTGTATGACAGCAGAACGACTGGCCTGGGCCTTGGATTCATGGTCATGGAAGCCGTTCATCTGGCTGAAACGGGAGCAGCCGTACCAGACATCGTGGCAGCGTTGGATGCGATGCAGGCTCGCATACATATCTACTTTCTCGTGGGCACGCTGGAATACCTGGTGGCGGGAGCTCGTATCGGTAAAGCGGCCGGTGTG contains:
- a CDS encoding radical SAM protein produces the protein MSFNVKESIERTVIEKAIDGIVKDLKKDPEHNLGKAIDWARSLSEKFSFLPVFKTQIEGIKGMLDNDRPGKQLIINALRDTDESVLKTFIKSFVVEASWLGITKQRRISQQEGFNVPYFMLIDPTERCNYQCKGCWAGSYEQLKEMPFETFDRVLTEASDLGIHFVVVSGGEPIIYPRLTEMFAKHKDVAFMFYTNGSLVTEKFVQELKSAGNAIPCFSVEGFKEKTDDRRGEGAWDRVMLAMDRCQKAGVPFGYSVTETHQNIDEVTGDAFVDHMIDKGAKIAWYFQYIPIGRTPDLSMMLTPEQRLLSYNRIHAIRSGKPLFAADFWNDGPFTGGCIAGARRYFHVTADGNIEPCAFIHLTQGNVNDIPLKEALQLPFLQEMQKLQPYSDNTMAPCLLMDHPDYFRKIAALPGVRGTDGTVENMSGEVGKHLDKVSKEWEALSRPVFERDFPAEAAKSAKLKTDKVANIASHDGDLRAFYRDPTVEK
- a CDS encoding fatty acid-binding protein DegV codes for the protein MSIHIVTDSTSYLPGGYAEQHGVDVVPLRVTVDGVLYREFVDIASDEFYARQKSGAKVVTSQPGPEDFVGLYQRLLQGPEDEVLDIHISSLMSGTLNSAHAAAAITESQRVTLYDSRTTGLGLGFMVMEAVHLAETGAAVPDIVAALDAMQARIHIYFLVGTLEYLVAGARIGKAAGVAGSILQIKPILTIKDGTIDVYDRPRTMRVAKERIWALIDGAVGHGVEHVGFHYAGNRVEVEALQQEFERRTGIPSILSQLGPVVGGNTGPETLGVVIVDKAG